The genomic DNA caagcaatgcaggtgtagaagcactgtggctaggaaaaactccctagaaaggccaaaacaccCCTAAATGTTCCGTCATGTTCTGAAGTACTGTCAGCTGGCTGGTGGGGGCAGTGAGGCTGGCAGGTAAAATGAAATCTGttttctagacacacacacacacacaaaggcacctGTCTGGAATGTtctggtctctgattggttaaccatagagagagagagagcaacctgACAAACTGTTCTTAGGTTTCTGAATCTGAGCCacaaggttaggttaggtttctGACTGAGATAATACCTGTGGAAAAGCAGACAGAGTTCTGGTTCAGTGAGGGAGAAGATCAATATTCCGGAAGTCTCCACTCTGAAACCAACAGGGACAGGACACTAGAACAGCAGAACCAGCCAACCAGTGCAGCAAAAGCCTATTCTACAGACAGGTCAGAACAGTACAGGACATCCTAGAACAGACACTAGCATTCTAGAACAGAACAGGGTATTTTAGAACAGGATAGGACACACTAGAAGAGGTACAGGACATTCTAGAACTGGACAGAACACTCTCGAGGATGAGGAACCTCCTGACCACCGAGAACCAGAACTGTTACCGGGAGCAGATTGAGAAGGAGTGCTATACCCGGCTGGCCTGGAAGAGCCGCTACGGACGAGACTACCCCACCAGTTTCGTCTCCCGCAGGGCCAATGAGCAGATAAGGCTGAGGCTCCCTGAGCTCCCCCTGACCACTAAGACCATCCTGCCTCCTGTGTTATCtaccctggagaggaggagagaggctgcAGTGCCTATGGACAGGTGAGTGAATTAATTCGTACATTTTATTTGAGTACCACAATTATTGATTTTGCCGACTACGCCAAAATGTGTGTGGTAAcctaagcccagtggtggaaaagttcccaattgtcatatttgagtaaaagtaaagatacctcaaTAGAAAATGACCAAATAAAACTGAAAGtgcccagtaaaatactacttgagtaaaattatCTAGTTTAAAATgtacttatgtatcaaaagtaagTGCTATACATCAAATGTCTTATTTCCTTTTTTTGGGGCAGCAAGGGGCATACTCCAAAACACTCAGACAAAATGTATAAACTGCAGAACTTGTGTTTCGTGAGTCCGACagttcagaggcagtagagatgatgatctcttgataagtgtgtaaaTTGGACCATTTTTTCTGTCATGCCGGAGCATATGAAATGTAATGAGCTCTTTAGGATGTCAGGGACTTACTTTACTTCACTGCCTAGGGGACTAAACCTAGGGGTCTAAACCTAGGGGTCTAAGCCTAGGGGTCTAGGGGTCTAAAACAAGGGGTCTAGGGGTCTAAGCCTAGGGGTCTAAAACTAGGGGTCTAAGCCTAGGGGTCTAAAACTAGGGGTCTAAGCCTAGGGGTCTAAAACTAGGGGTCTAGGGGTCTAAGCCGAGGGGTCTAGGGGTCTGAAACTAGAGGTCTAAGCCTAGGGGTCTAGGGGTCTAAAACTAGGGGTCTAAACCTAGGGGTCTAAACCTAGGGGGGTCTAAACCTAGGGGTCTAGGGGTCTAAGCCTAGGGGTCTAGGGGTCTAAACCTAGGGGTCTAGGGGTCTAAGCCTATGGGGTCTAAACCTAGGTGTCTAGGGGTCTAAGCCTAGGGGTCTAAACCTAGGGGTCTAAGCCTAGGGGTCTAAACCTAGGGGTCTAAGCCTAGGGGTCTAAACCTAGGGGTCTAAGCCTTGGGGTCTAAGCCTAGGGGTCTAAGCCTAGGGGTCTAAGCCTCGGGGTCTAGGGGTCTAAACCTAGGGGTCTAGGGGTCTAAGCCTCGGGGTCTAGGGGTCTAAACCTAGGGGTCTAAACCTAGGGGTCTAAGCCTCGGTGTCTAAGCCTCGGGCCACTAGATACAGCGACGCCACCTTTTTGGTTTAATGAGAAAGAACTCAACCTTTAAGATGGACCCATTCAGTTGTCCCCACACAGGCTCAGAATACACCAGACGAGGCCATTTTTAGAAAAATTACAACAGTACAAATTCATATCAAAAATCTTTGAGGATTTAAAACGTATTAATGTCTACCTGAATGATGTTCCTGGTAACCTTCAACCCAGGTCACTTTGAGGATTTAAAACATAATTCCGGTAGACATCAATATGTTCCTGGTAACCTTCAACCCAGATCACTGAGCGAGGCTCCCCTGATGAGAGAAGTGACACCCCAGACCAAGGAATCTCTCTACCAGGGTTTTTCCAAGGAGGGGAAGGGGCGTAGCCTGTACCTCCATACACGCACCCAGAAAGGCCCAGAGGAGAAGTTTGACTACCCTCTACTGTCTTCCTGGGACTACGGATGGAGACTGGGTGAGATGTTTGGTAATCTTGTACTCGAAGCTTGAGTACTTGTTATAAGCGTGTATGACATTATATAACTATGGATGGAGAGTTGGTGAAATGTTTGGTAACACTTAATAACACCATGTAATAACACTATGTCTGCCGGTATAATGCTTCATTGCTGGTTATAAGCAAGCCTTTATAATGACTATGGATGGAGATTGGTTCTGGGATGCTTCATATAGTCAGAATGGAAACATATCATGTTCATCCTCAATGCTATTTCCCTGGCTAATAAATATAACAttatcaaataaaatacaataagAAAATAAAGATGTTTGAAAGGATCACAAActaatgtgtgtttgtttgagcgTGTTTATCACAAAGCAATGCGCGGTAAAAGAAAGACATTGAAATAGACATTTAAATGGGCTATTACAACGTCAACATTCCATCTGTGTGTAGGTGACTATGGAAGAGACTACGGGTCGCCAGCCAATGGGAGATCAGGAGTCGTGAGGAACAATTTTTACGCCAGGAATGGAATATTCCATTTTCCCTCCGAAACGGATCGTCTTGGATGACGAGCGAAAGGCTTCAGTTTTCAGCGGGTTTTATACTTTACTCTTAAATTCTCTCGATATTTGATGAAGATTAACTTTAATTTGTTTTTCTGCTGTATAAGCATGCTATCTCTGTTTGATTTATAACAATATATATTCTCTTCTATAGGATATACAGATGTGTGTTAGCTATAAATTATGTTCATATGCAATCCTTATGAAAACACTGTTACTTTACGTATACAAACTGTTATAACTGTTGGAGAAAATGTGTTATAATATATGTTTGGATAAACGTTTTTCTAGTTATTTGCTGTCGGGTTTGTGTGGTTTAAACATTCCTGTGTGAAAATAATAGATGTGAAAAAATTGCCAGGCATGAGGAGAAAGCAGGCTGCCACGCTCGACATGAGTTGGTCACAGGTTCAACTGGTCTCCGAGCAACAAGGAAACCCACATCGGAAATGTTGTGGTTTATAATTAACAAGCTAGCATGGTCTGGTCACCTCTTCATCAGTTGCCTGGTAGCGACTGAGAATTTAGTTAGGTAGCGACTCCCCTCTAACTGCCGAGAGGTTGAATTGGAATTTCGAGATTCAAGTTTGGACTGGATGAGAGAACCTACTGGTGATCCCCAGCCCCAATGGAATATCGAAGAGTCTGTGGCACGCAACAAGGCCGAGGTACTGAGCTCAATCGAGAGGTTAAGTTACTGAGACTTTCTCTGGACTTATTGCATCAGTATACACGCACCAAGGCCGCAAGCGACAGGACAGCTGTTCAATAGTTAAACGATATAACGGAGAGACACTTCTTAGATCCAACAAGTTAGAATCTTTAAGTCATTTGAGTCAGGTGCCAATTACCCGAAGTCAAACGGTTGTCTAAATGAATTCAGAATTCAAGAAGTCAGCGCCGAAGTATCGGCAGTTTCTCTATATATACACCTTTTTATCCCTCACTCGAGGTCACGTGAGTGTCCTCCCCTCTACAAACTTGGAGGACACACAGCTGCTTGCCCACACATTAACAACAGTACATATATGGGTATCTGTATATGACAGTGCCCTTACTCTTATAACAGTACATATATGGGCATCCGTTTATGACAGTGCCCTTACTCTTATAACAGTACATATATGGGCATCCGTTTATGACAGTGCCCTTACTCTTATAACAGTACATATATGGGCATCTGTTTATGACAGTGCCCTTACTCTTATAACAGTACATATATGGGCATCTGTTTATGACAGTGCCCTTACTCTTATAACAGTACATATATGGGCATCTGTTTATGACAGTGCCCTTACTCTTATAACAGTACATATATGGGCATCTGTTTATGACAGTGCCCTTACTCTTATAACAGTACATATATGGGCATCTGTTTATGACAGTGCCCTTACTCTTATAACAGTACATATATGGGCATCTGTTTATGACAGTGCCCTTACTCTTATAACAGTACATATATGGGCATCTGTTTATGACAGTGCCCTTACTCTTATAACAGTACATATATGGGCATCTGTTTATGACAGTGCCCTTACTCTTATAACAGTACATATATGAGCATCCGTTTATGACAGTGCCCTTACTCTTATAACAGTACATATATGGGCATCTGTTTATGACAGTGCCCTTACTCTTATAACAGTACATATATGGGCATCTGTTTATGACAGTGCCCTTACTCTTATAACAGTACATATATGGGCATCTGTTTATGACAGTGCCCTTACTCTTATAACAGTACATATATGGGCATCCGTTTATGACAGTGCCCTTACTCTTATAACAGTACATATATGGGCAGAGGGTGGTCCTTCCTGATACCATTCTGGTTCCGCAGTTGATTGTCTTGAGCCATCTTCTGGTGACGTTGCCCAATCAGGTATTTCAGTAGGCGTGGTCAGCTCTGTGTTTACCATCAGGGGTAAGGCAGGGggagaggaccaggagggagATCCATTTGGTGTTTCACTACAAGTGCATTTATAACAACTGGAGGTAAATATCGGCTCACTATTTGGCAAACGCTGACAAGTTATTGCACTATTTTGACCAATGCGATATAACCGTTTTAATGGTTTAGTGTATTTAGAAATGATTAAATAATCATTCATAATGTATTTATAAGCTCAATATAAACCCTTTAGACGTGTAACCTTAttgtaaagtgttaccatagtTGGCATATCAATATTAGTTATATTGATCTCCATTTCTCTCATTATTCATTTTAGACACaaatagatcccaccttgtctagcgtattttgttttgtcaacatttggaaagtttactcATAAATgtgctgtttccatcaggcctgtcatgacatgttttatccgacatgtactttactcgcataaaaaatGTGGATGGAAACCTAGTTTGAGACTGAACACTAACACAGGGGGACAAAGTAGAAAACTAAAGTGATGTTTTCCTGGACCCAGATTAAGCCTGCTCCTGGACTAAACAAAGGATGCTCAATGGTCACGTTTTAGCCCTGGAATAAACTGGCTTAATCTTGTATAGATTACAGTTTATATTACACCGAAAAGGTGTTCagcaaggttccgttttagggcCTGTTTTGTTCACCATTTATGTAAATGATATTGGCGAAGACCCATAGTCGTCTAAACATTTGCAGTGAAGTTATATGATGATTCAGCCTGAATATGGAAACAAGAAGGCCTGTATGAGCTCATCACAGTGAGGTAACCTGAAGCCCTGGGAGTCTCTGTTAAGGTGAAACCACCTGCACTGAACTGAAATGTCAGGAGGATGTATCCATTTCAATCACTGAAAGAAAGGCTTCTCTAGTGTCCGCCTTGACCCTGGCAGTACCTCATATAACCCAGATTACACACTGTTACAAATATCACACAGAATGGAGACCATTGAGCTCTATTGTTATTGTGGGCTGTTGTGGTTTACCATTTTACCAGTGGAGATATTTGACCTTGTAGCTTATTAGGAAATCTGATGTTGTTTACTTTACCTGTGCAAGTTTTGATACATAAATTATAAACCACTAGGGAATGACACAACTACTGATAAACTAGTAGGGAAGGACAAAACTAATGATAAACCACTAGGGAAGGACACAACTACTGATAAACTACTAGGGAAGGACACAACTACTGATAAACTACTAGGGGAATGACACAACTACTGATAAACTAGTAGGGAAGGACACAACTACTGATAAACTACTAGGGAAGGACAAAACTACTGATAAACTACTAGGGAAGGACAAAACTACTGATAAACTACTAGGGAAGGACACAACTACTGATAAACTACTAGGGAAGGACACAACTACTGATAAACTACTAGGGAAGGACACAACTACTGATAAACTACTAGGGAAGGACACAACTACTGATAAACTACTAGGGAAGGACACAACTACTGATAAACTACTAGGGAAGGACACAACTACTGATAAACTACTAGGGAAGGACACAACTACTGATAAACTACTAGGGAAGGACACAACTACTGATAAACCACTAGGAAATGACACAACTACTGATAAACTACTAGGGAAGGACACAACTAATGATAAACCACTAGGAAATGACACAACTACTGATAAACCACTAGGGAAGGACACAACTAATGATAAACCACTAGGGAAGGACAAAACTACTGATAAACTACTAGGGAAGGACAAAACTAATGATAAACTACTAGGGAAGGACAAAACTAATGATAAACCACTAGGGAAGGACACAACTAATGATAAACTACTAGGGAAGGACACAACTAATGATAAACTACTAGGGAAGGACACAACTACTGATAAAC from Oncorhynchus keta strain PuntledgeMale-10-30-2019 chromosome 10, Oket_V2, whole genome shotgun sequence includes the following:
- the LOC118388191 gene encoding protein ATP6V1FNB; translated protein: MRNLLTTENQNCYREQIEKECYTRLAWKSRYGRDYPTSFVSRRANEQIRLRLPELPLTTKTILPPVLSTLERRREAAVPMDRSLSEAPLMREVTPQTKESLYQGFSKEGKGRSLYLHTRTQKGPEEKFDYPLLSSWDYGWRLGDYGRDYGSPANGRSGVVRNNFYARNGIFHFPSETDRLG